The stretch of DNA GGTCGGAGCCTCTGGAACCGAAGTCTCCGGAGCGGCTTCTGCTGGCGCGGGTGGCGTCGGCTCGGCGGGGGTCTCAAGAGTCGGGGGGGCGTCGGCAGCGGCTTCGACCGCTTGCTGGGCGTCTGCGGCCGGCGCCTCGACGGCGGGCTCGTCGGGCGTCTGGGCGACAACGCCAAGCGTGGCCGTCGCGGCAAGGGCTAGAGCTAAGGCGAAGCGGGAAAACGGCAGCGTCATGGGAGGCCTCTTCGTAGGAGTGACACGGGTGAGGTGCTCCTACGATTATAGCGGATTCCGTGGCCATTTGCGCTCTAAACCTGGCCACGAAGCCGCTGAAAAGGCCGCTAACTTAGCCCTCTCTCGAGGCATAAGTCGGCCGTCGGCCGGGCCTTAGGCGCTGTCGGCGAGCCGATCGCTCTGAGGCTCCTCGTCCTCATCCTCCTCGTACTCCCATTCGTCGTCGCCTTCTTCCTCGTCGGCCTCGTCCTCCTCGCCTTCGGCCTCCTCACCCTCCTCGGCGTCTTCCTCCTCGTACTCGTATTCCCACTCGTCGTCACCTTCCTCCTCATCCGACCCATCCTCTTCGCCCTCGGCTTCTTCCTCGGGCTCTTCTTCATCGACCTCTTCGTACTCCCACTCGTCCTCTTCGTCGGAGGCCTCGTCGTCCTCGGATTCCTCGGCGTCCTCCTCGTGATCGTCGGCCGCTTCCTCTTCGACTTCTTCTTCTGCTTCGGCGTCTTCATCTTCCCACGGCGCGGCGTCGGCGGGGGCAGCGGCGCTGGGGGCGGCCTTGATCACCGGGGCGGCGGGCGCGTCGTCCGAGCCGCCGGCGGTCATCGCCTCCCACTCTTCCATCGAGATCACCACCTCGCGCGCCTGCGAACCGTTGTACTCGCCGACGATGCCGTCCTCGGCCATAAAGTCGATCAGCCGCGCCGCGCGGCCGTAGCCGATGCCCAGGCAGCGCTGCAGCAGCGACACGCTGCCGCGGCCTTCGCGCACCACCACATCAACCGCGGCTTCATAAAGGTCATCACGGTTCTTCAACGCCGGCGGCGTGCTGGCTTCGATCGCCTCCTGCTCTTCTTTCGTCTTGAGCTGCATCAGCTCGCTGGCGAACCGTTGGTCGTCGGCGCCGACACCGACGAAGTCGACCACGCCGGTGATCTCGTCGTCCGACACATAAGTGCCCTGACCGCGGAGCAGCATGCTCGTGCCTGGCGACAAGAAGAGCATGTCACCGTTGCCGAGCAGCTTGTCCGCGCCCATCTCGTCGAGCACGACGCGGCTGTCGGTGCGGCTGGCGACCTGGAACGCGATCCGCGCCGGCAGGTTCGACTTGATCAGGCCGGTGATGACATCGACGGTGGGCTTCTGCGTCGCCAGGATCAGGTGGATCCCGACCGCCCGGCTCTTCTGCGCGAGGCGGATGATGTGCGTTTCGACGTCCTTGCCGACCGTCATCATTAGGTCCGCGATCTCATCCGCAACGATGACAATGAACGGCAGTTGCTTCGGCACGAGCGACCATTCGGCGTCGTCCATCGGCTGGCCGTCGGCCATGGCGAGCCGTTCACGCAGCTCTTCTTCAGTGAGCTGGTTGTAGGTGGAGATGTGACGCACGCCGGCCCGCGCGAGCAGCGAGTAACGCTCCTCCATCTTGTCCACCGCCCAGCCGAGGATCGCCTCGGCCTTCTTCATGTCGGTGACCACCGGGTGCATCAGGTGCGGCAGCTTCCGGTAGCCGGAGAGCTCGACCATCTTCGGGTCGATCATCAGCATGCGGACCTCGTCGGGCCCGCGCGTCATGAGGATCGACGTGATGATCGAGTTCAGACAGACCGACTTACCGGTGCCCGTACGACCCGCGATCAACAGGTGAGGCAGCGCCGCCAAATCGACGACCATCGGATTGCCGGCGACGTCCTTGCCCAAGAAGATCGGGATCTTCATCCGCCGGGCTTGGCCGTCGGTCTCTTCGATCACCTCGCGCAGACGGACGACCTGCCGAGTGTCGTTGGGCGCCTCGATGCCGACGGTGTTCTTGCCGGGGATCGGCGCGACGATACGCACGCTCGGCGCGCGGAGCGCAATCGCCAGGTCGTCCGACAGGCCGGTGATCTTCGAGAGCCGTAGGCCCGGCTCGAGCTCAACCTCATACTGCGAGATAACGGGCCCGGTCTCGACCTCGACGACCTTGACGTTGAGGTTGAAGCTCTGGAACGTCTTTTCGAGGATTTTCGCTTTGCGGCGGACCTCCTTCTCGTGCTGGTCGTAAGAGATCTCTTCGGGCGGCAACAAGAGATCGATCGGCGGCAGTTCGTAATCGCTGGCGTACTCGGTGCGCAAGTCCGCCTTATCGAGCGACTCGAGAATCTCTTCCCGCTCACTCTTAGCCTTGGGTTTCCGAACCGCCACCTTCTCTTTCTCTGGCGGCGCCTCAACGTGAGCCGCGTCGTCCCCGACCGCGGCGGACTCACCAGAGGCAGCGTCTTCCTCGTCCGCTCCCGCTTTCCCCCGCAACGCCCCCGCAATCATCCCCCCCACCGCCGCCGCGGCGCCGGCCAGCTTCGTCGCGGGCGTCGAGATCGCAGGCCCTTCATCTTCGGCCTCGTCTTCCTCTTCGTCTTCGTACTCCCACTCATCTTCGTCGGATTCGGCCTCGTCGCCTTCCTCCACTTCGTCCTCAACTTCTTCGTCCCATTCCTCCTCGGCGTCGGCGCCGTCCGCTGCTTCTTCGCCAGCGACGCCATCAAGGTCCGTGCGAAGCCCCGCCAGACGCTTCACGCCCAGCTTCTCGGTGACGGCCTGCGTCAGCTTACCAGCGGCGACCAGCGCGGTCCCCGAGACGCTCGCGGTCTGCGCGGCGGCGCGGAAGACAACGTAGTCGGACGCCAAGATCAGCCCCGACACAAGCATCACCGCCGCGATCAGCAGCGAACCCGCCGTTGCGAAGTTCGCGCTGAGCCACGTCTGCACCATCGCCCCGACGTAGCCGCCGGCGCCAACCAGCGGCCCGGGCGACCAGCCTTGAAACACGATCGCCGACGCCGTCGAGACGCCGACCAGTGACAACGCCCAGCCGAGCGACCTCAAGACGGGCTGGTCGATCTCACGCTTGCCCACCAACAACCCTGCGACGACGCCGAGCGTGCCGGCCGCGTAGTAGGCGCCGAGGCCGAGCATCTCGATCAACGAGTGGGCGACCCACGCCCCCGCGGCGCCGCAGCCGTTGTGGACCTGCTCCACCGGCGGCCAGACGCGTCCCCCCGGCGGATCGGCCGGGTCGTAAGTCACGAGCGCGATCGCCACGAGCATCGCCACAGCGGCGAGCGTGAGGGCGACCACGTCGAACTTCGGACTACGGTCTTCGAACAACAGGGGAGTGGCTGGAGGCTAGAGGCTAGAGGCTAGACCTTTGGGGGCAGGGCATGAGCCGTGTCGACCCGACCACGGCGCGCACCACCTCCGCATCGCTTAACGATCGGCCCCCCTAGCTCACGCCCAAGAGGCAAATCGCCGGCGCCGCTAGCAACGTTGAAAAACGTGCCGGCGTCACAACCGGCGCCACACGGCTGACACTCCCAGCCGGCACTAGTAGCAAACTCCCGCTGCGGCGGGCCGCCGCGCCTGCTAGAACGCCTGCTCTGGTCTATTCCCCGAATGAGAACTCACCGTACGCATGCGATGCTGCACGTTAGCCGCCGTCGGCGTTGTGATCGTGGCGGCGATTGTCATCGGGGGCGCCCTCGCTCGGGCCGAAGTACCGTCGCCGGCGTTCCGGTCGTTCTTTCAAATCGGGGCCACGCCAGGTTATTGCTCTACCGACGAAGTGTCGGGCAACACGGCGTCGCTATCTTTATCGACTATCGAGGTCGGAGCCGCTTATAGCCTCTCCAATGATGTCTTTGCAGACAGCCAGAGCGACTGGGACATGGTCGCCGTAGGCAACGATACTCGCTTTGCCGACGACCTCAACGGAAACGGCAGCCCCGGAGTGGTGAGGCTCTATGACGACCCGGATGGCGATGGGCTGATTGCGTATCACGAAGCCAGCTTCATTCTCTACGACGTCGGGAATGTGTTTTTCAATCGCATCGAAGCGACGGAGACTTTTAAGGTTAGCGGCGGCGAGTTGATGAAGCAGCACGTGCTGTTCGGCGACGCCGGCGCCAATTCGCTCTTGACCGGTTGGCGCGGTGAAGCCCTCATGGACGGGGTCGCTGTCTCGGGTGGAGACGAAGTGGTTGGCAATTGGCGCTCGCCAGCCGAGGCCCACAGCACAGGCGTCCGCCGCGCGCTCGAAACCACCAAGTTCGCCGCGTACACAACCTTCGGCCTTCGCTACGCCAAACTCGAAAGCGATTTTTCGTTTGTTGGCACCGGAAGCATCCTGGGAACGACCTGGGTCGCCACGCAGGTTGATCACGACCTGATCGGACCGCAGGTCGGAATCGGCGCCGTCGCCGAGAGCGACATCTGGCGGTTCGAGTCGGTGCTGTTGACGACGCTCGGCTACCAGCGGATCGACTACCGGCAGCAGAGTGTCTTCGGCGAAGAAGTGATTCCCGGAGCGCTGAACCGACCTGCGACCGCTCGCACTACCGATACCTTCACCGCGTATGGCGAAGAGCATGTCGCGTGGCTCAACGAAATACGCTTAATGGCGAGCTGCCGACTGACGCCCTACTTGCGGATCGATGGCGGCTGGCGTGGCGCGCTCGCCACGCAGTTCCACAACGCCACCCTCGCGACCGCGTGGATCGCCCCCGACTTCGGCGTCTACCCCCGCGACGGCGAAACCCTGTTCTACGACTACTGGACGCTCGGACTGACGTACGAGTTTTAGAACGCGTTCGCATTTAGAGAGCCCCGGAGGGGCGGCAGCGCGTAGCCAGGGGCGCAAGCCCCTGGAAGTGCTCGATCGACGTAGAAGCCCCGGAGGGGCGACAGCAACTTGGACGCGACGCTGCTGTCGCCCCTCCGGGGCTTCCACAGAATGTCTCGACTTGCCCCAGGGGCTTGCGCCCCTGGCTACGCGCTGCCGTCCCTACGGGACTACTTACTACTTAAACACATGCGTCGGCTGCAAACGCCCGTTGCCGCGGGGCTTCATCAGAGCGATCAGCCGACCGCTGGCGTCGAACGCCGCCATTTCGTCCCCGCGGGGCGCCTTGGGGCGATCGAGAAAGCGCCCGTTGTGAAGCTCTTGGACCTCGGTGTAACTCACCTCGATCCGCGGCAAGTTGGAAACCGCCAGCGCGGCCGGTAAGAGCAGGGCGGTGACGGTTTCCTCGTCGAGGGCGTCCATGTGCAACGCATCCTCAACGCGGAACTCGCCGATCTCGGTCCGCTCTAGCGCCGACATCACCGCCGCGGTGCCGAGCGAGTTAGCGAGGTCGCGGCCGATTGCGCGGACGTACGTCCCGCTGCCGCAGTGGATGTCGAGCACCAACTCGGGATACTCATAACGCACGGCCGACAGCTCGTGAACACGAATGCGTCGCGGCTGCATGTCGGGCGCGGCGCCGGCGCGGGCGAGGTCGTAGGCCTTCTCACCGCCGATCTTGATCGCGGAGTAGGCCGGCGGGGTCTGTTCGATCTCGCCAACAAAGTTCGGCAGCGCCGCTTCGATCTCCGCGAGCGTCGGAATCGGAGCGTCGGGCAGCTCTTCACTCGGCAACTCGATGTCGTCGCTCGGGCTGCGGCGGCCGAGGAGGAACGTGCCACGGTAACGCTTCGGCTGCCGCTGGACTTGTTCAATCAGCCGCGTCGCGGGGCCAACGCACAGCACAAGAACGCCCGTCGCGATCGGATCGAGCGTCCCCGCGTGCCCCACCTTCGCGGCCTTCTCGCCGGTCGCCTTCGCGTGCTGCTTCAAGAGCCACTGCACGCGGTTGACCACGTCGCGCGACGTGACGCCGGCGGGCTTGTTGATGTTGAGCAGACCAAAAAGACTAGCCACTTAGAAGATTGGTTGTGAAATGACGAAGCAAGAATGACGAATGACGAACCTCTCGGATGGATCACGACGCAGCCGACAGGTTCGTCATTCGTGCTTCGTCATTCGTCATTTCGATGCTAAAGCACGACCGCCAACGCAAACCCATCATGCCCCTTCGCCCCAACCGTCTGCACGACCGTTGAAGTGACGCGTGGCTCGTGTTCGAGCATCTCGATCAAGCGGCGGCAGCCGAGGACGTCCTCGTCGCGGCTTTCGGAGTCGGCGAGCTTGCCGCGGCGGACGACGTTGTCCACGACGATCAGGCTGCCGGGCCGCGTTAGCTTGAGGGCCCACTGGAAGTACTCGGGGATCGACGGCTTGTCGGCGTCGATGAACACCAAGTCGAACGGCCCGGCGCCCTCGGCTTCCAACTGCGGCAGCGTATCGATCGCCATCCCGACGCGTAGGTCCACCGAGTCGATGACGCCGGCGTTCTGGAGGTTCGACTGGGCGACCGTGGCGTGGTGCGGGTCGGCTTCGAGCGTCACGACGCGGCCGCCGTCGGGCAACGCCCGGGCGAGCCAGATCGTGCTGTAGCCCCCCAGCGTGCCGACCTCGAGCACCTTGAGGGCGCCGACAGATTTCGCCAAGACATGTAGCATCTGCCCCTGCAGCGGCGAGACGGCGATCTCCGGCAGCCCCGCCGCGACGCTGGACGCTAGAGCGCTGCTGAGGGCGTTGTCGTGCCCGGCGAGACGGGGGGCGACATAGTCGTCAACGGCAGCCCAGGGTTCGTGAGACATGCGTCAGGGAGCGAAGAGGGGTCAGTGTACGAGCGGCTTTGAATAAAGGATAACGGAGGGACGACAGGGGCGGCAGCGTCCCGCAGAAACCTTGCAATGTTGATTGTGGGAGGGGGCTCCAGACCGCGATTACGGTATCCCTACCGAAGCGGCCCCTACCGAAACGGTATGGTGCGCGTCATCGGCGTCTGGAGACGCCTCCCACAGTTTGAAGACATGATTTTGCGAGACGATCTCAACCTCAGCCGATTGTGAGAAGCCGACTTGGCCGAAGCCGACAAATCTGACGAACCCGTTGCCGAAGAAACCCTCGCCGAGGTCGCCGCCCGTTGCGGGCTGGGCTTCTCGCGCGAGGCGATGTCGCGCCTCGACAACTATCGCCAGTTGCTGTGGGACTGGAACGAGAAACTCAACCTCACCCGCCACACGACGGTCGAGAAGTTCGTTACGCGCGACCTGTTCGACACGGCGCAGCTCTCGTTATTGATCCCTAACGGCGAGAAGGTGCTCGACATCGGTTCCGGCGGTGGTGTGCCCGGTATCCCGCTGGCGATCTTACGGCCCGATCTCAAAGTCTACCTCTGCGAGTCGGTCAACAAGAAGGCGAACGTCCTCTTCGACATGGTCGAAAAGCTGGGCCTCGACGTGACGGTTTACGCCGCGCGGGTCGAGGCCGTTGTCGAACGCAGCTCGCAGGCGCCGAAGTTTGACACGCTCATCGCGCGGGGCGTCGGCCCGCTGTGGAAGTTCATGTTCTGGTTGCGACCTCACCACGAGCAGTGGAAGCGGCTGGTGTTGCTCAAGGGCCCGAGTTGGCCCGATGAGCGCGGCGAAGCGCGGCACCGCGGGCTGATGAAGGGCTTCGACCTTCGCCGCATTGCCGAGTACGAGAACCCTCATAACGGCGCCGTTACAACCGTGCTGACCGTCACCCGGGCTGAGAAGCCCGCGTCTGGCAAGCCGGGCAAGCGGCGCTAGTTTTATTGAATGTAACAGTTGTGTATCCGCTGGCGCCCCGCAAGCAATCCTTTGCTGGCCAACCGGCGGATGCTCCGGTAGATTGGCGGTGTCGATGTTGTCGCGGCCGGTGTCGGCCGACCCCTACGACTCCGTCTCATCACGAAGGAGAACCCCATGGCCGACAAGCCTGAAACCCCCGAATCCAAGCCCGCCCAAGCCCAACCCGAAACCGCCGCGCGTCAGCGTGTCGAGGTCGAGGACAAGGACGCGGTCTGTCTTTACGCCAACTTCTGCCGCGTGACCGGCACCCCCGAGGAGTTGATCCTCGACTTCGGCCTCAACTCGCAGCCCTACGGCGTGCCGACCGAGCCCGTCCAGGTCAAGCAGCGGATCGTCACCAATTACTTCACCGCCAAGCGGATGCTCCAGGCCCTGCACCTCTCGGTGCAGAGGCACGAGCAGGCGTTTGGCGTGCTCGAGACCGACGTCCAAAAGCGCGTCGTCAAACAGCAGAACTGAAATCAGTAGTCAGGTATCAGGAGTCAGTAGTCAGGGCGTGCTACCGCACGGATGAGCTGACATCTCCTGACTACTGATTACTGACCCCTGACGACTGGTCGATCCGGTTGAAACGATTCTTCCGGCAGTCGGGCGGCCAGCGCGCCTCAGCGTGACCTACGTTTGTAGCGGCCCGGGAACCGTGGTTCCCGGGCCGCTTTTTTCGTTGGTTGGCTGGGGCAACTTGCTGTGCGATCGATCTACCTCGACTACAACGCGACCACCCCTCTGGCGCCCGTGACGCAAGAGGCGATGCTGCCGTACCTGGCGGACCGCTTCGCCGACCCGCTCGGTGAACACACGGCCGGCCGCGTGGTCGCGGAGGCGATCGAAGACGCTCGCGCGAAGCTGGCGATGGCGATCGGCGCCGCGCCAGACGAGATCGTCTGGACCTCCAGCGGCACCGAGGCGTCGAACCTCGCGCTCCGCGGCTTGGTCGAACCCGTCCTCCGTGCCGGCGAGACGCCGCACCTGATCGTCTCCGCCGTCGATCACGCCGCTGTCCAAGGCCCGGCGAGGTTCTTGTCACGGCTCGGCGCCGACTTAACCGTCGTTGAAGTGGACAAGTGCGGACACGTATCGCCCGACGCGATCACCGAAGCGCTGCGGCCCTCGACGCGGCTCGTGAGCGTCGTCCACGCCAACGAAGAGATCGGCGTCGTGCAGCCGATCGCCGAGATCGCGACGATCTGTCGGAGCGAAGGCGTCCTCTTCCACACCGACGCGGCGCAGTCGCTGGCGAAGCTGCCGCTCGATGTTCGCGAACTCGACATCGACCTGATGAGCCTCTCGGCCCACAAGGCCTACGGCCCCAAGGGCGTCGGCGCGCTGTACGTGCGACGCGGCGTCCCTGTCGAGCCGCAGCTCTGGGGCGCAAGCCACGAGTCGGGCCAACGCGCCGGCATGCCGAACGTCGCCGGCCTCGTCGGCTTCGGCGCGATCGCCGGCGTCGCCCAGCAATGCCTCGGCGATTCCACGCAGCGCTTGCGGACGCTCACCAATCGACTCGAACAACGATTGATCGCCGGCGCCGAAGACTCGCGTCTCTACGGACCCTCCATCGAACACCGGCTGGCGGGAACGCTCTGCGTCGCCCTGCCGCGTGTCGCGGCAACGGACCTACTCGCCGCCGTGCCCGAGCTCTGCGCCGCCTCGTGTGCGAGTGGCGACCCCAGCGTCGGCGTTTCCCTCAGCCCAACGCTCCGCGCCATCGGCGCCGAACCCGCCGAGGCCGCCGGGGCGATGCGCCTGTCGCTCGGTTGGTACACCGAAGAATCGGAGATCGAAACAGCCGCCGACGCGCTGCTAGCGGCGTGGGAACGCCTGCGGTCGTAGTTCGCCTCGCCCGGTGCTGGATCGAAGAACCGGACGCTAAGGCGTGCCGGCTGATGTTGACAGGCAATCTTCATCAGCCGCGGGGCCTCAGCCCCCGGTTCGGCCCTTCATCCGTGCCCCGCCGTGTAATCCGTGGTTCCTAACACTCAGCCGCCCGCTTCGATCATCCGACTCTTGGCCATCGCGTCTTCCGCCATTTGGATGAAGCTCGTGTCACCGGTTCCCGCGTAGGCGCGTTGGTAGGTGACGCTCAGCGCCGTGTAGCTGAAGGCGTCCTTCGGTTCGAGCTCGCAGACCCGTTGGGCGTGTTGGATCGCCTTGTCGTGGGCCCCGAGTTTCTGCTGCACGACCGCCATGGCCGAGTGGGCCAGGGCGTACGAGTCGTCTGCGGCGATCGCCTCGGTGAGCTTGGCGGCCGCGCCTTCGAGGTCGCCGGCGGCCTTCAGCTTGTCGGCTTCGTCGTACAGGGCGATGGGATCGGACATGGTAGCGGAGCGTTTCTGGAGGCGGGGGCGTGCTAGCAGGTGCGGCGAATCGGCGTTCTTCAAGACCGATCTGGACCGCGACAGGCCTTTGATTGTAGGAGAGACGCCGCGAGGAGGCAGGGGTCCTAGGGCGGCTCGGGAGAATCACCCGATCCGGCTCACACGGCGCCGCCACGCCGTCCGATACCAACGGCTGGCGACGCTGTGAGAAGGAGCTCACAGTCCCTCCGCCAAGGGCCATCGCGGCTCTGCAAGCTAGCACGCCAGCAAAAGCGGGTTTCCCCGTGTCGATACACCCAAGCGCGGTTGTTGATCCGACGGCTCAGATCGGCCGTGACGTCGAGATCGGTCCCTTCGCCATGGTCGAGGCCGGCGCCGAGATCGGCGACCGCTGCAAGCTCGGACCCCGCTCGACCGTGAAGTCGGGCGTTACCCTCGGGTGCGACAACGCGCTCTCGGAAGGGGCGGTCCTCGGCGGCCTTCCCCAGCTCGCCGCCCCAACCGGCCCTCCGGGTCGGCTCGTTGTTGGCGACCGCAACGTGTTCCGTGAGAACGTCACGGTCCACTTGGCAATGACTGAGCAGGGCGTCACCCGCATCGGCAACGACTGCCTGCTGATGGTCGCGTCGCACGTCGCCCACGACTGTGTGGTGGCCGACCGCGTCATCCTCACGAACAACGTGATGCTCGCCGGCCACGTCACCGTGGGCGAGCGGGCCTTCCTCGGCGGCGGCAGCGCCGTCCATCAGCACTGCCGCGTCGGCCGCATCGCGATGGTCGGCGGCATGGCCCGCATCGTCCAAGACGTGTTGCCGTTCGTCACCATCGATGGCGACACCGGCGCCGTGGTCGGACTCAACCGCGTCGGCCTCCGCCGCTCGGGCATGAGCCGCGAAGAGATGGCCGAGATCAAAGAGGCCTACCGGATCATCTACCGCAGCGGCGAGTCGTTCGCCGACCGCTTGATGATGCTCTCCGAAAGGTTCCAGGAGGGGCCCGCTGCCGAGCTCGAACCGTTTCTTCGCGACACGTCGCGTGGCTACGCTCGCGAGAGACGCTCTCCGCCGGGCGGCACGATCCGCGTAATCGACGACGCGATGGACGCTCCCGTCCTCGAGATGACCGAGCAAAAATCGAAGCGCCGCGCGGGCTGAAGCACCGCTTCGTGGCGAGCCCACCACGTTAGTGGTGGGTGGACATCACCGTTCGATTTGACGTCTTGGTCGTGCTTCACACCCACGACTAACATCGTGGGCTCGCCAACTAGCCGTCGAGTAGCGAACGCAACCGCTCTCGCTCCGCGACGCGCTGGGCTTCCGCCTTGCGGACCTCTTCGAGCTGCGCCGCTGCGACGTCTTCGCCACGCAACGTGGCTCCGATCTGCTGGTCGAGCTTTTCCGCGGTCTTCGGGTCGAAGCCGACCTGTGCGACCTGCACGCGGCCGTCGGCGTTGATCAGCAGGATCAGCGGGATCGGGCCGACGTGGAAAGCGTCGGCGACCTCTTGGTTCTCATCGAGTAGCGCCCGCGGCGTGAGTTCCCGTCGCTCAAGGAAAGTCGCCACGTCCTCGGCCGACTCGCCGACGTTGACCGCGTAGTAATCGAGGCCCTCGGCCGCGTACTTCTCGTGCAGCTTCTCGAGCGCCGGCATCGCCTGGACGCAGATCGGGCAGGTCGTCGCCCAGAACTCTAGCAGCGTCGCGCCTTCGCCGGCCGGCTTGCTGAAACTCACCGTCTCGCCAGTGGGCGTCGGCAGCTCGAACGGCGGCGCCGGCTTGCCGAGCAGCGCGTGGGGCGGCTCCTTCGGCGGCGCGTACAGCGAGTCGAGTAATTGGGAGTCCTGCGGCTCGACCACGGCGATCTCGTTCTTCGTGAGCCCGGCGTCGGTCTTCCATCCGGTGAATTCGAACGTGACCGAGAAGTCAAACGTCTCGTAGCGCGACGCCATCTGCTGCACGCCCGGCGTGTCGAGAAGACTCGGCTGGACACGGCGGACGAGCGGCTCGCCCTCGGCTTGGTACCAAACATCGACGGGGAACTCGTCGTTCACCGTGTAGCGTGCGTGGAGTAGTTTCTCGCCATCGACCTCTTCGACGCCGACGAACTCGCTCGCGGTGACGCCGCTGGCGACTTCGGCGATCGCGGCGGGGCTGAAGAACGCCAGGGCCAAGCCGCCGAGCCCGCTGCCGATGGTCGAGGCGCTGGGCGAACGGACAAACGCCGCCATGCCGTCGTCGCTCGCCGAAAGCATGTGACGCTTTCCGCTGAGGATCGCGGTGATCGTCACGCCGTCGTTGCCGACGACGTGATAACCGGTCGGCGTCGCGCCGCCGTCCTCCGCGACGTTCTTGAACTCGAACCGTCCCTCGGGCGCCGTGCGGTAGACGAAGTAGGCCGATTGCTCGTCGGCTTTCTCGTCACGGACCAGCTTCGTCTGCACCCGCAGATCGACCGAGGCTGACGGCGCGTCGGCGACCGCCTGGGCGGCGTCGGTGAGCAGCGCCATCGGGTCGGGATCAGCCGCCTGCGCCGGCGAGGCGGTAAGCCCGCAAGCGAGCGCCAGGGCGGCGAGAGTCAGGTGGCGGGTAAAGGGACGTTGCATATCTGCCTTAGCGGTGTGCGGTGGAGAGAGCCCCGGCCAGGGAGGCTCGCACAGGAGGCCGACGGAGCCTTCTATTTTACCAACGCCGCAGGCGACATAAAGTTCAGAAATAGCCACCCCCCGCGAGCGGTGGAGAGCCGCCAGCGTACGGCGCCTCACGCAAGAGCGCCGCCAATACAAACGGCCCGCTCCGCCGAGGCGGAACGGGCCGTTGCGCTCGAAATCAAAGTCGCGTCGATCAGGCCTTCGACAGGGCCGCCTGGGCCGCTGCGAGGCGGGCGATCGGCACCCGGAACGGGCTGCACGAAACGTAGTTCAGGCCGACGTTGTGGCAGAACTGGATCGACGCCGGATCGCCGCCGTGCTCGCCGCAGATGCCCAGCTTGATCTTCTTGTTGACCGACTGGCCCTTCTCGACGGCGGTCGCCACGAGCTGGCCGACGCCCGACACATCGATCGACTGGAACGGGTCCTTCGTGAGGATCTCCTGGCCGATGTAGTCCGGCAGGAACGTGTTCACGTCGTCGCGCGAGTAACCGAAAGTCATCTGCGTGAGGTCGTTGGTGCCGAAGCTGAAGAAGTCGGCGTGCTCGGCGATCTCATCGGCCGTCAGCGCGGCGCGGGGGATCTCGATCATCGTTCCGATGAGGATGTCGAGCTTGC from Botrimarina mediterranea encodes:
- a CDS encoding DNA translocase FtsK; protein product: MFEDRSPKFDVVALTLAAVAMLVAIALVTYDPADPPGGRVWPPVEQVHNGCGAAGAWVAHSLIEMLGLGAYYAAGTLGVVAGLLVGKREIDQPVLRSLGWALSLVGVSTASAIVFQGWSPGPLVGAGGYVGAMVQTWLSANFATAGSLLIAAVMLVSGLILASDYVVFRAAAQTASVSGTALVAAGKLTQAVTEKLGVKRLAGLRTDLDGVAGEEAADGADAEEEWDEEVEDEVEEGDEAESDEDEWEYEDEEEDEAEDEGPAISTPATKLAGAAAAVGGMIAGALRGKAGADEEDAASGESAAVGDDAAHVEAPPEKEKVAVRKPKAKSEREEILESLDKADLRTEYASDYELPPIDLLLPPEEISYDQHEKEVRRKAKILEKTFQSFNLNVKVVEVETGPVISQYEVELEPGLRLSKITGLSDDLAIALRAPSVRIVAPIPGKNTVGIEAPNDTRQVVRLREVIEETDGQARRMKIPIFLGKDVAGNPMVVDLAALPHLLIAGRTGTGKSVCLNSIITSILMTRGPDEVRMLMIDPKMVELSGYRKLPHLMHPVVTDMKKAEAILGWAVDKMEERYSLLARAGVRHISTYNQLTEEELRERLAMADGQPMDDAEWSLVPKQLPFIVIVADEIADLMMTVGKDVETHIIRLAQKSRAVGIHLILATQKPTVDVITGLIKSNLPARIAFQVASRTDSRVVLDEMGADKLLGNGDMLFLSPGTSMLLRGQGTYVSDDEITGVVDFVGVGADDQRFASELMQLKTKEEQEAIEASTPPALKNRDDLYEAAVDVVVREGRGSVSLLQRCLGIGYGRAARLIDFMAEDGIVGEYNGSQAREVVISMEEWEAMTAGGSDDAPAAPVIKAAPSAAAPADAAPWEDEDAEAEEEVEEEAADDHEEDAEESEDDEASDEEDEWEYEEVDEEEPEEEAEGEEDGSDEEEGDDEWEYEYEEEDAEEGEEAEGEEDEADEEEGDDEWEYEEDEDEEPQSDRLADSA
- the truB gene encoding tRNA pseudouridine(55) synthase TruB; this translates as MASLFGLLNINKPAGVTSRDVVNRVQWLLKQHAKATGEKAAKVGHAGTLDPIATGVLVLCVGPATRLIEQVQRQPKRYRGTFLLGRRSPSDDIELPSEELPDAPIPTLAEIEAALPNFVGEIEQTPPAYSAIKIGGEKAYDLARAGAAPDMQPRRIRVHELSAVRYEYPELVLDIHCGSGTYVRAIGRDLANSLGTAAVMSALERTEIGEFRVEDALHMDALDEETVTALLLPAALAVSNLPRIEVSYTEVQELHNGRFLDRPKAPRGDEMAAFDASGRLIALMKPRGNGRLQPTHVFK
- a CDS encoding O-methyltransferase; this translates as MSHEPWAAVDDYVAPRLAGHDNALSSALASSVAAGLPEIAVSPLQGQMLHVLAKSVGALKVLEVGTLGGYSTIWLARALPDGGRVVTLEADPHHATVAQSNLQNAGVIDSVDLRVGMAIDTLPQLEAEGAGPFDLVFIDADKPSIPEYFQWALKLTRPGSLIVVDNVVRRGKLADSESRDEDVLGCRRLIEMLEHEPRVTSTVVQTVGAKGHDGFALAVVL
- the rsmG gene encoding 16S rRNA (guanine(527)-N(7))-methyltransferase RsmG, whose protein sequence is MAEADKSDEPVAEETLAEVAARCGLGFSREAMSRLDNYRQLLWDWNEKLNLTRHTTVEKFVTRDLFDTAQLSLLIPNGEKVLDIGSGGGVPGIPLAILRPDLKVYLCESVNKKANVLFDMVEKLGLDVTVYAARVEAVVERSSQAPKFDTLIARGVGPLWKFMFWLRPHHEQWKRLVLLKGPSWPDERGEARHRGLMKGFDLRRIAEYENPHNGAVTTVLTVTRAEKPASGKPGKRR
- a CDS encoding DUF3467 domain-containing protein, with protein sequence MADKPETPESKPAQAQPETAARQRVEVEDKDAVCLYANFCRVTGTPEELILDFGLNSQPYGVPTEPVQVKQRIVTNYFTAKRMLQALHLSVQRHEQAFGVLETDVQKRVVKQQN
- a CDS encoding cysteine desulfurase family protein codes for the protein MRSIYLDYNATTPLAPVTQEAMLPYLADRFADPLGEHTAGRVVAEAIEDARAKLAMAIGAAPDEIVWTSSGTEASNLALRGLVEPVLRAGETPHLIVSAVDHAAVQGPARFLSRLGADLTVVEVDKCGHVSPDAITEALRPSTRLVSVVHANEEIGVVQPIAEIATICRSEGVLFHTDAAQSLAKLPLDVRELDIDLMSLSAHKAYGPKGVGALYVRRGVPVEPQLWGASHESGQRAGMPNVAGLVGFGAIAGVAQQCLGDSTQRLRTLTNRLEQRLIAGAEDSRLYGPSIEHRLAGTLCVALPRVAATDLLAAVPELCAASCASGDPSVGVSLSPTLRAIGAEPAEAAGAMRLSLGWYTEESEIETAADALLAAWERLRS
- a CDS encoding scaffolding protein, with protein sequence MSDPIALYDEADKLKAAGDLEGAAAKLTEAIAADDSYALAHSAMAVVQQKLGAHDKAIQHAQRVCELEPKDAFSYTALSVTYQRAYAGTGDTSFIQMAEDAMAKSRMIEAGG